Proteins from a single region of Antechinus flavipes isolate AdamAnt ecotype Samford, QLD, Australia chromosome 2, AdamAnt_v2, whole genome shotgun sequence:
- the TOMM34 gene encoding mitochondrial import receptor subunit TOM34: MAPKPPGSVLELRAAGNESFRSGQYAEAAELYGRALDALQETGPANPEEESVLYSNRAACHLKDGNCTHCIKDCSVALSLVPFGIKPLLRRAAAYEALEKYQLAYVDYKTVLQIDCTLPAAHDGVNRMTKALMDTDGLEWRLKLPPIPSVPVAAQKRWEAAPGGDHEKAAKSKLKEADTLKNKVPTVGDKERARALKEEGNELVKKGKHKEAAEKYSESLMFNSMESATYTNRALCYLSLKKYKEAVKDCTEALKLDSKNVKAFYRRAQAFKELKDYQSSLEDVNSLLSIEPENSAAAKLRQEVNRSLK; encoded by the exons ATGGCGCCCAAGCCCCCCGGCTCCGTCCTCGAGCTCCGCGCCGCCGGCAACGAAAGCTTCCGCAGCGGCCAGTACGCGGAGGCCGCCGAACTCTACGGCCGGGCCCTCGACGCGCTGCAGGAGACAG GTCCGGCCAACCCTGAAGAAGAGAGTGTCCTCTATTCCAACCGAGCAGCTTGCCACTTGAAGGATGGAAACTGTACTCATTGCATTAAAGACTGCTCTGT tGCATTGTCTTTGGTTCCTTTTGGCATAAAACCCTTGTTAAGGCGGGCAGCGGCTTATGAAGCATTGGAAAAATACCAGCTAGCCTATGTGGATTACAAGACAGTGTTGCAGATAGACTGTACTCTGCCAGCTGCACATGATGGAGTCAACAG GATGACCAAAGCTCTCATGGACACAGATGGGCTTGAGTGGCGTCTTAAGCTGCCTCCCATCCCCTCAGTGCCAGTTGCAGCTCAAAAGAGGTGGGAAGCAGCTCCAGGGGGTGACCATGAGAAGGCAGCCAAAAGCAAACTCAAAGAAGCCGACACCTTAAAGAACAAAG TGCCTACTGTTGGAGACAAAGAACGAGCCCGGGCCCTAAAGGAAGAAGGCAATGAGCTGGTGAAAAAAGGGAAACATAAGGAGGCTGCAGAGAAGTACAGTGAGAGTCTTATGTTCAATAGCATGGAATCTGCAACCTATACTAACAG AGCCCTCTGCTATTTGTCACTGAAGAAATACAAAGAGGCTGTAAAGGACTGCACCGAGGCTCTCAAATTAGACTCAAAGAACGTCAAGGCATTTTACAGGCGTGCCCAGGCATTCAAAGAACTCAAG gACTATCAATCCAGCCTTGAAGACGTCAACAGCCTCCTGAGTATTGAGCCAGAGAACAGCGCCGCCGCCAAGCTGAGGCAGGAAGTCAACCGgagcttaaaataa